The window GTCAAATACATGAGCAAGTTAAATCTGAGCCGAGGGATTGCTACGGTTTATGTTAGCAAGAACAAAGATCTACCTTCTGCGTACAGATTCATACTCATGCGACTAAGAGGGAGCAATCACCAATGTTGCCCTAAAAATAAGAAAACAATTTAGAACAATGGAGAATGAAAAGTAAATGTGGAAAGCATTACACGTTTCAAGCACACGAATCATGCAGAATTGACTTAGTTCTACTGCTCATCCTTCAGAATGGGGAAGTTGTAGACATTCTGAGATACATCAAGAAACTACAGAATAGAAGGAAGGAGACGTACCAAACAAAAGGAAGCCCTTCAACCAGAAGCCCCTCCTCTAAACCCGGATCCGGAGTACATCCAAGGAAGAAGCGTAGCAATGTCAAACAGATACCTTTGCTCTTCCTGTAATCTTGTCTGCTTGTTCTTCCTCTTCCGATCTCCATCGCTCCCCCGCTCCTCCCTCATTTGTTCTGGCGAGGGAAGCTTTTGGTGACACCGTTCAGAAACTCTGTTGCCTTGCCAAGGGCCAGTTTGACACCCTTCGCAAACTCAAAGAGGGACGAAGCCAGACCACTGACACACGAAACACCGGTACATGGGCGATGtttcgaagaggaagaagaggagtggAGGAAGAgatggaaggaagaagaggaggaggaggaagcgtcCCGTCGACGGCGAGCAGCGACGGACGGTAGCACGAGGCAAGACGCACTCGCGTTCCGGCGAAGCGGTGGCGCGAATGCGGGCCCTAAAAGCTACAGTTAATGGGTCAAGGCGGACCGCCCGAATCGGAGGCCGTCCGTGTAGCGGTTCACattcggaccggtacgtatcgcccgtttCGTGCCGGTTCGGGCGAAACGGCGGTCGAAACACCACACTGCATTCATCGACGTGTCACACTTTCGTGCAATTGACAGTCAAAGAATGTTCGGTCCACGAAGGATAAAGTCAACCACGGAGGTCATGTTACCCCTCGGCCGATGATGGAGGCCACCGTGTTCGCATGATCACCCTTCCCTGCACTGCTACTCCAGCATCCTTTGGGCCCATGAAGAGCCCCCACAAATCTTGCGCAAGCAATGCAAGATCTATTTGGCTTTCCACTGGTCAGTCGATTGGGAACTAAATATAAGAAGCCACCATCAACCAAGGGAGCTCCCACAATTGAAGGCAAAGAAGAACCAATGGCTGCTTTGCTCTCGTGTCAAGTCAGggttctccacctcctcctctgtTATCTCGGGCCTTCTGCGGCGGTGCTGTTCTCCTCCGTCCCTAAGACTCTCATAGTCACTGCATCCCCAAGTCCAGGCCAAGGTCTGTACCTTCTGTTCCAGCATCATGGATTAACTGGTTTCTTATTGAATTCTAGTCATTGATTTATTCTGCGAAAGATTTTTTTCATTGATCATGTCATCATGCTCGATCGTTCTTAAGAAAAGAATCTTCTGCAAGCCTCCTTCCCATCTTTCAGTACCTTTCAACTACTGTGGATGATGTTCTTAAGCTCCCTGTTTCCCTAGCGGAAATGCACCGCTGTTTCTTTTATGCTTTCTTTTTGTCTGACGGTCTTTCGTGTGACATATCTCTTTTATCTTTTGCCTATGCAACAAAAGGACGACGGTGTGTTGGAAATTTGTCCTTTACAAACGAAAGAATATTCCAACACCACTCAGAGGAAAacgatcctctctctctctctctttctctctgtttGTGTTTGATGATGGGACAAGAAGTTCTCCTGGCATCGGTTTCTGAAGTATTCTCATTCGTATGAGACATGCAGTGTTGTATGCTGGCGTCGACCAGATGAACGTGACCTGGGCGATCAACCAGAGCCTGCCGGGGGCCACCGTCTCAGCCTACAAGAAGGTGAAGGTGAGCTTCTGCTACGCTCCGGCGAGCCAAGCCGACCGCGGGTGGCGCAAGACGGACGACAACCTAAAGAAGGACAAGACGTGCCAGTTCAAGATCACCACCCAGCCCTACGCCACCGCCGGCTCCGTGACGTACACCGTGGAGCGCAGCATCCCCACGGCCACCTTCTTCGTAAGAGCCTACGTGCTGGACTCCGAGGACGCGGAGGTCGCCTACGGGCAGAGCACCGACGCCCAGAAGACCACCAACCTGTTCGACGTTGTCGGGATCACGGGCCGGCATGCGTCGCTGGGCATCGCCGCAGCGTGCTTGTCGGCCTTCTCTGTCGTCGCGCTCGCTTTCTTCTTCGTCGTCGAGAAGAGAAAGGCTAAGAAGTAAGGAAGCCGTATATGCCTCAATAACGAATTCATATTTGAATCCAATAAGTTTATGGATCCAAAAGAAACATGTCCAACATTTCTTCTATATTAGAGACAAGAGATGTGATGCTTCGGATCAAACTTGCGGAGCATAGGTACCGTACCCGAGTCCGATAATGTCCGGGCAGATACAGACCCTCTCGATGAACCAAAAATTTGTGAGACAAGAAACGTGTGGGGCCGTGAACATATCTGCAGAAAGATGGGTTATATTCGTCCGATCATAAACTTGGAATCTGATTCCTGTCTGCCATGCATTGATTAATTTATAAAGAAAATTCATATACATCCCTCCAaagtcataattttttattttatttattttttatataaaaattatttgtcCGGACATGTGGCCTCCTAACtagcaaaataaaaaataaaaattctcaaCAATCGATCAAAcgaaaaatatttgaaaatatttttttcttacatAGAATATTTTCTTTGATAGCTAGCCACCAAATTTGGGTAGGTAATCAAAACTCTACTTAATTCATCTTGAACCTAATATAGGCATTGGATGATGGAGTTTACAAGATATTGGTATTGAATACAGGTTAACCCTCACATTAGATATTGAAAACCTACTATACAAGTCGAATGACTCGTAAGTTAAGATATGATCGAGTCGGGTTGgtctattgctccatgtcgatcatcattttttttttcttatcattttgGTATTAGAGGAAGGATTAAGATGCCACAAGAGCATCATCCCATCGATTCTTTGAACGAGTGTCCCAACCAAGATGTCTCGGTCCCCACTTACAATATTATCACTAAATCTGGACAACAAATAGATGTTATATTCTACGAGAGCTTCTAAGATTGCTTACACTCCATTTTGATACCAGAGGTTATTCAACGATCATAGATTCTTTTTACTGTTGAATGCATCAATATATATACATGATGGCTTCGATCAAAGTCTTTTTTAATCTAACATAACTAGTGCAAGCCCTGACGGGGATGATGAAATCTATCATCCCCTTCATCCCGTGATTAGCTCAACTCTTGGCTACACACGCTAATCAACATTAATAGCAACAACCATTATAGCATCGGTGAACATTCCTCACCCGGTCAAAATGCTCAATGAGGGATAGACCAACTCAACCTTTCCCACTTGCCTTAAGCTAACTTAGGTTTCTGATCACTATGATCaactacttcacaaaataggtggAAGCTGAACCACTGACCTCCATCATCAAAATGCAAGTTGAGACTTTTATATGGATAAATATTATCACAATGTTTGAAACTCAGTTGAATAGGAAGAAGACATCTTCCCAACCTCAAAGCGAGGACACTTCGGAGGACTAAGGGATGAGAAGTGGGGGCAAAGGGCTTAGAAGACTAAAGACTCGAGAGGACTTAGGAGGAGGAATGAATCCCTATATTACTCAAAAAACCATTTATAGCCTCAAGCATTAGCTCAATTGTCAAATATCTTGTTAGATACCTCTCATCTATTTTTTTTTGCTCATCCTTCTCACTCTATATGACATATAACCTATCAAATATATTTGTCGGTGACTCTTTTATTGACTTATTAGTTCAATGCACCATTCTTGAACTAAGgattcagatttatataatatgcTATTCTCGAGCTAAACACCAATATTCACCAATTACACACTTCTCGGATTAAGTAGTAAAGGCTACTCGATATTTTCTTATTGGGTTAAGTATCGAAGGTTGCTCGATATGCTCTTCTTAGACTTAGCATCGAATGCTGCCTTATATGGCCCTTCTCGAGTAAGCATCAATATTCATCTGATGTGCTCTCATCAGACTAAGCATCAAATGTTGTTCAATGCGTCCTCATCGAGTTAAGCATCAAAAGCTACCCGATGTACTTTTCTCGAGTTAAGCATTAATATCTACCCGATGGGTCCTCCATGGGCCAAGTATCAAAGATCGTCGGATACATCATTCTTAGGCCAAGCATCACAAACTACTCAATATTCTCTCCTTAGGCTAAATATCGAAGGTCATTAGATATGTTGTCCTTAAGCTAAGCCTCAAAGGCCACTCAATATGTTTTTCTTTGATTAAGTATCAAAGGGCACCTATCGTACTCTCGTTGGGTTAAGTATGCACTTCAAGATTTCTCTAGAAAGAATTCATCAAATACACCGTAGAGGAGGGACAAATGGTATAAAAAATATTCACTTCAAATCATGTGGTTCATAGTTAGTCAATATAAGAAGACAAATGATCAATTATTTTTTACAGCAtccatgaaataaaaaatattcatgaaatatttatgttATGTAGAATATTTCCTCTAGTCGTTAGTAGTGAACTATACGCTAACTAAAATGACCCAAGACATGATTATTGACCCTTCTTACCCAAAACTTCATTTAGTCCACTTCAAACTTAGGATTTGCAGAGGATAGATATGCAAGAACACATCAATTAAAGTGATTATACAGTTCAATTATTGGATCGTCTAATTAATTTGGGGAAGGGGGGGCGAATCTGATCTCGATGAATGACCGGAATCaaatgcagcagcagcagaagcaacaAAGAAGAGAGATTTGGGGTGTGGTTTACAGGGGGAGGAAAGCTGGAGGTGGTCGTAGCGGTAGCGGTGACGGTGGTGGCTTGGACTGTTGAGAGAATAGCATTATTGGACGCCATGTTGGTGAGTCCACTCTGTCATCCTTTATCATGTCCCTTTATTCAACCACACCAGCTGTTGCTACCTTTCGACCTCCCCCGACTTCCCATGTGCTCGCCAGTCAtcccctcccttctcctcctgCACAAGCATGTCCAGCTTCCCTCAGATCTCATCACCGAAAGCGCTAAACTTGGATCAAAAATGGCTCTTAAAACTCTTATTAATCCAAACCGCGATGATAGCAGCAGTAATATTGGACCGTGACATGGTCAATCTAACTTCCATGCATAGAGGAACAAGCAGAACCCCGAGGAGCCCGTCATGAGCGCAATGTGTTTGTCGACGGTGCTCGAGGAAGAAGACGACAGCGGCATCGAGGAGCTGAGCAGCGTGATGGGCTTGAAGATGAACATGGCGTGCCTCAGCCCCGGACTGAAGAGCCAGTCGTGGACGTCCCAGTACACCTCCACTCGCGCCCTGCTCACCGTGATGCACTCGTTACCCCGGAACTTCCACTGCAGATGCTTCACGTGGATGGCCACCGAGCCGTCGATCTTGACCACCATCTCCGGGTCGATGTTGCCGCCGATGCTacagccgccgctgctgctgctgtacTCGATGGCGATCTCGTGCGGCCTGTCCTTGTCCTGGAACCGAGCTCGCGTCACGAACCGCGTCCTCCCGAAGACGTGCTCCTTCCTGGACACCAGGGTGGCGTCGATGGTGGCCGGGCGGCACCCGGTTTTCCGGTAGGCCTCCTTCTTGTTGTCGCCCAGCAGAAGCACCAGCTCGTGGTCGGAGGCCACCGCGACGTAGAAGCCGGACTGCGGCTCCGGCTCGCCGGAGAATTTCGCGCTCCGAAGGTCCCACAGGACGTCCACGGCCTTCCCTTCCACCTGGAAGCGCCTCGAGCCGTGCTTGCGCCAGAAGTGCCATGGCCGCATCTCCACCTTGAAGCAAACCAGCtggttgccgccgccgccgccgcagcttTCGGTACCGCTCCCTGAGCCCTCGTCGTCGACCGACACCGAGAGGCCGCGGACCAGCACGTCCCGGCACCAGGTGACGGTGATCAGCCGGCAGTGGCCTGCGATCTTGGTGCGGTAAATGGACGTGACGATGCTCTGGCCCGACTTGGTCGCAGCTGCGGTGGTGGgatcctcggggagccgctcgccGGGAGCGAAGCAGGAAGGAAACGTAAATAGCGGGTCCTGCATCTGCCAGTACGAGAGAGAAAGAGCCAAGCAAAGCTATGAAGACGAAATAGGGGATGAGAGAGACCAGAGGGGGAGGAGATATAGACTGCGGTCGCCCATCATCAAGTATAAAAATAATATGCGGAAATTAAAAGCTGACTCATGATTGGTGTTGGGTTAATGGAGATGAGGAAGAAAATGGTGCAGCCCACTGGTCTTGAATGTGACGAGGAAATTGAAGGaaacaaggaagaagaaaaggggaCTGGCTTTTCTTTTGCAGATCAAAGGACATCAACCCTTGGAGCAAACATGGGTGTTTGTACTGTCTCGAGCTTGGCTCGTGTCAGCCAATGCAGTCAATCCTCTCACATCCTctccatgattcatcataaactgGTTAAGCTGAACTCATATTGGCGCTGAAAATAATGTTTttgttgtttctctctctctctctctctctctctctctctctctctctcttgtgggtGTGTGTGCCTGTGATTTCTGGTTATATGAATTATGGATGGATGGGGCCGTCGAAGGGTACATGACAGCAATGACCGGACGAAGAAGATGGAAGCACCACCTGCAAACAAAGCTGATCCAACTCCCATACAGCACCGATTCATGGAGAACCCAAGCTGAAGCATGTGAAAGATATATTTTTAGTTCCATGGCTTATAAATCCAAAAGAAGGTAAAGGAAATCAGTAACAGCTAATCTTTTAGAGTGATAGAAAGGTCACTGTTTAATTTTACATTGATTTTAAGTACAATGTAATTCatattataatatcataaaaatttgtcTGACTAATCTCAAACTCTtaccttaaaaaatatatatgatataaataattaatatattatttttttatatttttatttatttttatgatttttttaagccTAATTTAATATGTCTCGGATCGATTATGCGATCGAATGtaatacaattcatttattatcgtaatactataaaatatattaaattcaaTTTACTATTTCAAAATACctgatatactttttttttatttttagatgattAAAAGGTCTTTAAATAGAATTTGTGTGGATTCATATTCAAACCCTGTAAATCATATAATATACTTATTCTTTAGTAATTctaaaataagatttttttttgataaacTCTCCAAATGGATAATGGAAACTACATGAGAAATACAAATGAAGTAGGAAGAAGATGTTTTTCATGAAGGATTTTGGTAAAGTGAGCAGAAAGTGACAAAGTCACTGAATGATTCATAAAGTGGGTATAAAAGCATCATTCAATCTGCAATAACAATTTCCCTCTGATTGCTGCAATCAAATTAAAGATGGTTGACTGTATCTGCAAGAGAAGGAAAAGAATTGCCAATGATGGGAGTCCAGAGTTGCATGCCATTGGTGGCCAGATGGGACCCAGCCGACCAACCTTGTCCATGTTCATTGATTCCAAAGATGATCAAGCTGGtccttttgttttattttccccctttctttttttattttcttgaggtAAATGGAACCATCTACAATTAATTGCTGCTTATAGATGGTGGATATTGGTGTTTCATTAGATATAGAGATAATGAATTATGGGTGAATTTTGAAAACAAAGTTTTCTTAATGAGAGgtactcctatatatatatatataaggtcatGATTAATTTACCATAATATCTGAAATGTTTCCTGATAATATAATGAAACGATATCTATTTACACCCGATgaataatctaatttttttaaaaaataaatttatattatttttaaaaaattataaacctATTCAAAAATATTTAACGTATTCTTATCTATTGTCTTTTTAaggatattttaaaatatatgataaataatgAGTACCCTTCACAAAATATGATGTAGAGGTAGCTccctagaaaaaaaataaaaaaataaaatttcctaGAAATTCACTGAttacttaatataattttaaaaatattttagttaTTCAATAATATAAATCAAATTCAGATTTGTTGGGGCACATGCGACACTCCAATAGCAGGCTACCACGTGTGTAGAGGGGGGAAGGGTGACATCTAATACTGTTCCTGCGGAGCAGCAGAACTTCCCCAGAAAGCAATTTAATGGCGTCCAAAAATACGCATTGGCGCAGACGTATTTGAGACGTCTGTTTTTGTTTTCCCGCAGCCGGACACAACAGGAGAAAaacgaaaacaaaaaacaaaaactccGACCCCACGCATGCCAAGGAGCGCCTCTGCCCCCTGCCTTTTATTAACACCCGGATCGCGAGCAATTCGACTCTCTGTTCTCTTTGGGTAAATGCGTCGAGCAATTTCAAAGCTTTTCCAGGATTAGTGCTCGAGAGGGTTGGGGACTGGCGGAGAAAAATGCACGGAGGTTCCACGCCGGAGCAGGAGCCGGAGGATCCGGAAGCCGAGTTCGTGGAGATCGATCCCACTGGGCGCTACGGCCGGGTCAGTTCTCCCAATCTATAGCCCTTCCAATCCTTTCAATTTGCCGGATAATTGTCGTATTTGCGGCCGGTGGCCTCTTTTCATCACGGCAATCCCGTGCCGAAGTTCTATGATAGCCGAACACGATTGCTTGTAGCAAATTATTGATTGATTATGCCCTAATTCGTTCATCCTCTGTTGCGCTTGATGTTGCAGTATAAGGAGGTTTTAGGAAAGGGGGCTTTCAAGACCGTGTATCCTTAATCCGTGGTTCTTGGCTTAAGTAGGGTTTGCTTGTTTGTAGTTTCCTTTTTGTCTGGTTGTGTGTTGGCATTTTCGAGCTGTTTGGAATCCTTGACGAGAGCGCGATTTGCCAGCTACAAGGCTTTTGATGAGGTGGAAGGAATAGAGGTGGCTTGGAATCAGGTGAAGGTGGCCGATTTGCTTCGGAATGCCGACGACCTGGACCGGTTCCACTCGGAAGTTCACTTGCTCAAGACCCTCAAGCATAAAAACATCATCAAGTTCTTTAACTCATGGGTCGACACCAAGAATGATAATATCAACATCATCACCGAGGTCTTCAACTCTGGGACATTGCGTCAGTGCGTCCTTTATCCACCGCTTTCGGTTTCTCTTTAAGAATATTCATATTTCTTTTGTTCAGCTAAGA of the Musa acuminata AAA Group cultivar baxijiao chromosome BXJ2-10, Cavendish_Baxijiao_AAA, whole genome shotgun sequence genome contains:
- the LOC135624232 gene encoding high-affinity nitrate transporter-activating protein 2.1-like encodes the protein MQDLFGFPLVSRLGTKYKKPPSTKGAPTIEGKEEPMAALLSCQVRVLHLLLCYLGPSAAVLFSSVPKTLIVTASPSPGQVLYAGVDQMNVTWAINQSLPGATVSAYKKVKVSFCYAPASQADRGWRKTDDNLKKDKTCQFKITTQPYATAGSVTYTVERSIPTATFFVRAYVLDSEDAEVAYGQSTDAQKTTNLFDVVGITGRHASLGIAAACLSAFSVVALAFFFVVEKRKAKK
- the LOC135625941 gene encoding uncharacterized protein LOC135625941; the protein is MQDPLFTFPSCFAPGERLPEDPTTAAATKSGQSIVTSIYRTKIAGHCRLITVTWCRDVLVRGLSVSVDDEGSGSGTESCGGGGGNQLVCFKVEMRPWHFWRKHGSRRFQVEGKAVDVLWDLRSAKFSGEPEPQSGFYVAVASDHELVLLLGDNKKEAYRKTGCRPATIDATLVSRKEHVFGRTRFVTRARFQDKDRPHEIAIEYSSSSGGCSIGGNIDPEMVVKIDGSVAIHVKHLQWKFRGNECITVSRARVEVYWDVHDWLFSPGLRHAMFIFKPITLLSSSMPLSSSSSSTVDKHIALMTGSSGFCLFLYAWKLD